ACAAAATCTTTAGCTATGGCATTATTCTACTGCTGCATTTAATTAAACAAGTCGCAGAAAAACGTACTACTAAATCATGGAATCTTTCTATACGCAATTCGGTCAAGCAAATTCAACGCACCAATCAGAGGGAAAAAGCGAAAGGAACCTATATGAATCAAGAGGAACTATTAGAAACCTTACGCGATGCCTATGATTTAGCATTGGAACGAGCCGCTTTGGAAGCATTTGAAGGTAGCTATGAAGCTGAAGAATTAGCAGAATTAGTAGAGCGGGAAGCTATTATCGCCAGGGCAATGGATTTGATTTTAGAGCGACAAACTAATGAAGGTTCAAACGAGTAAATAGCGGAAATTACCTCTTGCGGTGTTAGTGGGAGAGCTTCTGGTTGGGAAAAAATAGCATTAAGGTTGGTGAAGTGCGATCGCAGGAGCCTGTTTGGCAGGTGGAAGCGAAATCGGCAAACGGCATCAAGCACTTTCTTCGCAAGCGCTTTTTATCTTTTTCGATGGTATTGGTAATTGCGTTTTTACTACTGGTGTCGCTGGTTATCAGTACGTCGCTGGTAATTCTAGACAATTACTTGTGAGGTTTATTACCAGGTTTTACCTACTTATGGCAAATTCTTAATTTTCTCTTTTCATTTGGCATAATTATATCAGCCGATCGCACCTTAGCTGTCCCTAAAACCTGCCTCCGGGAACTTTAACGCGATCGCTAACGTCAAACCTCCACAAAATATAATTGCAGATTTAATATAAATCTCTAAGCGAGCGCATCTGCTTTTGCTGTGTCACAGATCACAAAATACAGGTTATTTCAGTTAATGTTGTGCTTGTTTAACATAAGTAAAGTTGACACTAACGCTTGTGTAAATTGTCTTTATGACGTTTTGTAATGATTTGCAATGTTTTGATTGCAAATACTAAAATTTACGCAGAGTTGTAAAATTTTGCCGCATACTTAATTAAAGGAAGACCGATTTCGCCGTGGAAATGGTTTGAAAGGGAAACGATCTTATGAAAACCTTAACTACTCCAGTTTCAGTATGTAAATATTGTCAATATTACAAACCGCTGGGAAGGCGGGGTGGTTCTTGCGAAATGCTGGGCGTATCGGTGCAAGGTGGGTGGAAAGGTTGCCATTTAGGCATACCCCAATTTATGAAAAAATGCGATATCTACCAAAATGCAGTAGAAAACAGTAATCTAATACACAAAAATTCCCAAGCACAAGTAGAGGAATTATCAGAATTACAAATAAAAAGTTACGATACAGCCGATCTAGTAGTTAGCTGAATTAAAATTGCGATCGCACTCAACCGCGAGAAGCCAGGTTTTTCTAAAAAACCTTCGAGAAACCCGGTTTTTTAGAAAAACCGGGTTTCTTGCTGAGAAAAACTCCGAATAGCATCAATTTGCTGCACTACAAGCGGTTGAGTGTTTATTTAGCTGCACAAACAAATTGAGCTAATTTCTGGGACAACAGGTATCGTAGTCAACGGACAGCGATCGAGCAATTTCGCTAACCTGTAACTGAAATAGCCATTAATTAAATAGATAGATTGACAGGAGCGAGCGATGCAAACGCCAACGCCAATTAAACAAACCACCGATCCCGCCCATGACGTACTGCGTTACGAATATCAACCCCTTGATGCCATCTTTGCACCAAAAAACGTTGCTGTCATTGGCGCAACCGAAAAAGCAGGCAGCGTCGGACGCACCATCCTGTGGAACTTAATTAGCAATCCCTTCGGCGGTACAGTTTTTCCAGTTAACCCCAAACGCCCCAGCGTATTGGGAATTAAAGCTTACGCCAACATCGCCGCCGTACCCGAACAAGTAGACCTCGCCGTTGTGGTCACACCCGCCTCAACAGTGCCGGGAGTAATTAGCGAATGCGTCGATGCCGGTGTGAAAGGAGCAATTATTATCTCCGCCGGTTTCAAAGAAGCAGGCCCATCGGGAATCGAATTAGAGCGACAAGTGCTAGAACAAGCGCGTCGCGGCAGAATGAGACTAATTGGCCCGAACTGCCTGGGCGTCATGAGTCCGATAT
The genomic region above belongs to Aerosakkonema funiforme FACHB-1375 and contains:
- a CDS encoding DUF29 family protein, translated to MEELIALKELLHQGKVAEALILVEELEEMSKSDKLNKIFSYGIILLLHLIKQVAEKRTTKSWNLSIRNSVKQIQRTNQREKAKGTYMNQEELLETLRDAYDLALERAALEAFEGSYEAEELAELVEREAIIARAMDLILERQTNEGSNE